From Streptomyces asiaticus, one genomic window encodes:
- a CDS encoding (deoxy)nucleoside triphosphate pyrophosphohydrolase — MSVRVVVGGAVFDRGRLLAARRSAPPELAGRWELPGGKTEPGETPRAALVRELREELGVEVEPLEPLPGEWPLKPGYVLRVWTAALRSGEPRPLQDHDELRWLPPDRVDEVDWLDEDRPAVAEAVRRLRAGDAGTSGAGSADAGASGAGSAEPAEGTRPRTS, encoded by the coding sequence ATGAGCGTGCGTGTGGTGGTGGGCGGAGCGGTGTTCGACCGGGGACGGCTGCTGGCCGCGCGGCGCAGCGCCCCGCCCGAGCTCGCGGGCCGCTGGGAGCTGCCCGGCGGCAAGACCGAGCCCGGGGAGACCCCGCGGGCCGCGCTCGTCCGCGAACTGCGCGAGGAGCTCGGGGTCGAGGTCGAGCCGCTCGAACCGCTGCCGGGGGAGTGGCCCCTCAAGCCCGGCTATGTGCTGCGGGTATGGACCGCGGCCCTGCGCTCCGGTGAGCCGCGTCCGCTCCAGGACCACGACGAACTGCGCTGGCTCCCCCCGGACCGGGTGGACGAGGTGGACTGGCTGGACGAGGACCGCCCCGCGGTGGCGGAGGCCGTCCGCCGCCTGCGCGCGGGCGATGCCGGGACGTCAGGCGCCGGGTCGGCCGATGCCGGAGCGTCAGGCGCCGGGTCGGCCGAGCCCGCCGAGGGGACCCGTCCACGCACTTCCTGA
- a CDS encoding SpoIIE family protein phosphatase, which produces MSEKPAGADMPEETVGSQVSPMSQGSSMSDMSSMSSMSAVWQSSPPGSIYDYIRVASFALGPDGRIAQWSERAGELLGLTANQAIGRDPVEAFVPPEYQETGQRAVADILDGREWTGLVPYRNPRTPSGHGIAEVYVMPAQDEHGKRAALCIAVDVSALRGLETDLASSQAVFGQSPLGFFLFGTDLRILRVNERFAKVFGRPTEEYRGTTPHDLLPRGEADRLAAALRQVLDTGQSLTDMPIVGQAPGSPDRRRWSVSLYRLHSGSGRPIGVAGLATDVTGRRRAEQEAAGVRRNLALLNEAGARIGTSLDLETTARELLDVAVPQFCDLASVDLYQGLLSGDETPPGLADGSAELRRVAFASAVSDGPVAYGDICRVNTVEDPKPIQVGEVHRYPFNSLCAHALRTAQVRVVPGRDGSEALELGAMLQSTLVVPMVARDTVVGLAQFSRTKGSEPFGERDRALAVELAARAAVSIDNARLYRREHERALILQRSLLPPGDPEAAGLDIACRYLPGNAATEVGGDWFDVIELPGHRTALVVGDVMGRGLRAAVAMGELRTAVRTLALLDLEPAEVLSALDEIARGLGTPGGSHAGARPGSRALVRDGKAAEDSSDLTEVYLATCVYAVYDPVTRRCTFANAGHPPPVLVEPGEDALLMEVPPGLPLGVGGEPFEEIEVELPDGALLALYTDGLVESRDHTLDEGLHALRAALNTPDGADGGNAAAGSAGSAGSAGSLEDVCDHVLSTLDTHHGEDDIALLMARVQGLSAESVGDWRLPSAPQSVGRARELAREQLESWGLDELVDTTELLVSELVTNALRYGEGEIRLRLLLDRTLVCEVWDGGLVQPRRRRARDTDEGGRGLQLVGLLSAGWGSRRTPLGKTVWFELALPDGQASGPDSVEALLSLW; this is translated from the coding sequence ATGAGCGAGAAGCCAGCGGGAGCTGATATGCCCGAGGAGACGGTGGGTTCGCAGGTGTCGCCGATGTCACAGGGGTCCTCGATGTCGGACATGTCGTCCATGTCCTCGATGTCGGCAGTGTGGCAGAGCAGTCCTCCCGGCTCGATCTATGACTACATCCGGGTCGCCTCCTTCGCGCTCGGGCCCGACGGCCGGATCGCGCAGTGGAGCGAACGGGCCGGGGAATTGCTGGGGCTGACGGCGAACCAGGCCATCGGCAGGGATCCGGTGGAGGCGTTCGTACCGCCGGAGTACCAGGAGACGGGCCAGCGCGCGGTGGCCGACATCCTCGACGGCCGGGAGTGGACCGGGCTGGTCCCCTACCGTAACCCCCGGACGCCGAGCGGGCATGGCATCGCCGAGGTCTATGTGATGCCCGCTCAGGACGAGCACGGGAAGCGGGCCGCGCTCTGTATCGCGGTGGACGTCAGCGCGTTGCGCGGGCTGGAAACTGATCTTGCTTCGTCACAGGCCGTTTTCGGTCAATCTCCGCTCGGCTTCTTCCTCTTCGGGACCGATCTGCGGATCCTCCGCGTCAATGAGCGCTTTGCCAAGGTTTTCGGTCGCCCCACCGAGGAGTACCGCGGTACGACCCCGCACGATCTGCTGCCGCGCGGCGAGGCCGACCGGCTGGCCGCCGCGCTGCGCCAGGTCCTGGACACCGGCCAGTCGCTGACCGATATGCCCATCGTGGGCCAGGCGCCGGGCAGCCCCGACCGCCGCCGCTGGTCGGTCTCGCTCTACCGGCTGCACAGCGGCTCCGGCCGCCCCATCGGCGTCGCCGGGCTCGCCACGGATGTCACCGGCCGCCGCCGCGCCGAACAGGAGGCCGCGGGCGTACGGCGCAATCTGGCGCTGCTGAACGAGGCCGGGGCCCGAATAGGCACCTCGCTCGACCTGGAGACCACCGCCCGCGAGCTGCTGGACGTGGCCGTACCGCAGTTCTGCGACCTGGCCTCGGTCGACCTCTACCAGGGGCTGCTCTCCGGCGACGAGACCCCGCCCGGGCTCGCCGACGGCAGCGCCGAGCTGCGCCGCGTCGCCTTCGCCAGCGCGGTCTCCGACGGCCCGGTCGCCTACGGCGACATCTGCCGCGTCAACACGGTGGAGGACCCCAAGCCCATCCAGGTCGGCGAGGTGCACCGCTACCCCTTCAACTCGCTGTGCGCCCACGCCCTGCGCACCGCCCAGGTCCGCGTCGTCCCCGGGCGGGACGGCAGCGAGGCCCTGGAGCTCGGGGCCATGCTCCAGTCCACCCTCGTGGTGCCGATGGTCGCGCGGGACACCGTCGTCGGTCTGGCCCAGTTCTCCCGCACCAAGGGCAGCGAGCCGTTCGGCGAACGGGACCGCGCGCTCGCCGTCGAGCTGGCCGCCCGCGCCGCCGTGAGCATCGACAACGCCCGGCTGTACCGCAGGGAACATGAACGCGCGCTGATACTCCAGCGCAGCCTGCTCCCGCCCGGTGACCCGGAGGCCGCCGGGCTCGATATCGCCTGCCGCTATCTGCCGGGGAACGCGGCGACCGAGGTGGGCGGCGACTGGTTCGACGTGATCGAGCTGCCCGGGCACCGCACCGCGCTGGTCGTCGGCGACGTGATGGGGCGGGGGCTGCGCGCCGCCGTGGCCATGGGCGAGCTGCGCACCGCCGTACGCACCCTCGCCCTGCTCGACCTGGAGCCCGCCGAGGTGCTCTCCGCGCTGGACGAGATCGCCCGGGGCCTCGGCACACCGGGCGGCTCGCACGCCGGCGCGCGGCCCGGCTCGCGCGCCCTCGTGCGCGACGGCAAGGCCGCGGAGGACTCCTCCGATCTGACCGAGGTCTACCTCGCCACCTGCGTCTACGCCGTCTACGACCCGGTCACCCGGCGCTGCACGTTCGCCAACGCCGGGCATCCGCCCCCCGTCCTCGTGGAGCCGGGCGAGGACGCCCTGCTGATGGAGGTCCCGCCCGGATTGCCGCTCGGCGTGGGCGGCGAGCCGTTCGAGGAGATCGAGGTCGAGCTACCCGACGGCGCGCTGCTGGCCCTCTACACCGACGGTCTGGTCGAGTCCCGCGACCACACCCTCGACGAGGGGCTCCACGCCCTGCGCGCGGCCCTCAACACCCCGGACGGCGCCGACGGCGGGAACGCCGCGGCCGGATCGGCCGGATCGGCCGGATCGGCCGGATCCCTCGAGGACGTCTGCGACCACGTCCTGAGCACCCTCGACACCCACCACGGCGAGGACGACATCGCCCTGCTGATGGCCCGGGTGCAGGGTCTGTCGGCCGAGTCGGTCGGCGACTGGCGCCTCCCCAGCGCCCCGCAGTCCGTGGGCCGGGCCCGCGAACTGGCCCGGGAGCAGCTGGAGTCCTGGGGCCTGGACGAGCTGGTGGACACCACCGAGCTGCTGGTCAGTGAGCTGGTGACCAATGCCCTGCGGTACGGCGAGGGCGAGATCCGGCTACGGCTGCTGCTGGACCGCACGCTGGTGTGCGAGGTCTGGGACGGCGGTCTGGTGCAGCCCCGGCGGCGGCGCGCCCGGGACACGGACGAGGGTGGGCGCGGGCTCCAGTTGGTCGGGCTGCTCAGTGCGGGCTGGGGCAGCCGCAGGACCCCGCTCGGCAAGACCGTCTGGTTCGAGCTGGCCCTTCCGGACGGCCAGGCCTCGGGGCCGGACTCGGTGGAGGCGCTGCTCAGCCTGTGGTGA
- a CDS encoding succinate dehydrogenase/fumarate reductase iron-sulfur subunit — protein MSAYEAHFRVWRGDQDGGGLKDFHVEVNDGEVVLDIVHRLQATQAPDLAVRWNCKAGKCGSCSAEVNGRPRLLCMTRMSVFERNETITITPLRAFPVVRDLVTDVSFNYAKAREVPSFVPPKGLGPGEYRMWQEDVGRSQEFRKCIECFLCQDTCHVVRDFEENKEAFAGPRFLMRVAELDMHPLDAAAETGLDRKSTAQEEHGLGYCNITKCCTEVCPEQIKITDNALIPLKERAADRKYDPLVWLGNKIRRRGE, from the coding sequence GTGAGTGCGTACGAGGCCCACTTCCGGGTGTGGCGGGGCGACCAGGACGGCGGCGGTCTGAAGGACTTCCACGTCGAGGTCAACGACGGCGAGGTCGTGCTCGACATCGTCCACCGGCTGCAAGCCACCCAGGCCCCCGACCTGGCGGTCCGCTGGAACTGCAAGGCGGGCAAATGCGGTTCGTGCAGCGCCGAGGTCAACGGCCGGCCCCGGCTGCTGTGCATGACCCGGATGTCGGTGTTCGAACGGAACGAGACGATCACCATCACCCCGCTGCGGGCCTTCCCGGTGGTGCGGGACCTGGTGACGGATGTGTCGTTCAACTACGCCAAGGCCCGTGAGGTGCCGTCCTTCGTGCCCCCGAAGGGGCTGGGTCCGGGCGAGTACCGGATGTGGCAGGAGGACGTGGGCCGGTCCCAGGAGTTCCGCAAGTGCATCGAGTGCTTCCTGTGCCAGGACACCTGCCATGTGGTGCGGGACTTCGAGGAGAACAAGGAGGCGTTCGCCGGGCCGCGGTTCCTGATGCGGGTCGCGGAGCTGGACATGCATCCGCTGGACGCGGCGGCCGAGACCGGTCTTGACCGCAAGAGCACCGCCCAGGAGGAGCACGGGCTGGGCTACTGCAACATCACCAAGTGCTGTACGGAGGTCTGCCCCGAGCAGATCAAGATCACCGACAATGCGCTGATCCCGCTGAAGGAGCGGGCGGCGGACCGTAAGTACGATCCGCTGGTCTGGCTCGGCAACAAGATCCGGCGCCGGGGGGAGTGA
- a CDS encoding SPOR domain-containing protein produces MSDGNAVLPWLVIRQDNNGNRYRVGRYATRTEAQEVADRLEGEGQEQLYVVERTAASRQSG; encoded by the coding sequence ATGAGTGACGGGAACGCTGTGCTGCCCTGGCTCGTGATCCGCCAGGACAACAACGGCAACCGCTACCGCGTCGGGCGCTACGCCACCAGGACGGAGGCCCAGGAGGTGGCCGACCGCCTGGAGGGTGAGGGCCAGGAGCAGCTGTACGTGGTCGAGCGGACCGCTGCGTCCCGTCAGTCCGGTTAG
- a CDS encoding ABC transporter family substrate-binding protein, protein MPITRSRRTMLLAAGVMLPLPVLTGCSSDDDGPPPRAAWDIASAPRSGTAGTGTLRWALDATPTTLNAFQKTADTGTQRIAGAVLPSLYTLDARGRPQRNGDYLTSADVTSTDPKQVVVFKLNPKAVWSDGRPIGAEDFQAQWKALRGTDDTYGTARNDGYDRIAKVEPGDKEHEVKVTFAKPYTDWRSLFTPLYPKSVMGNPAVFTAAASKGLAVGAGPFMVREVTDSEVTLVRNPRWWGDRARLSRMVFEAVPAEKRAEALIAGRLDLAEVDRTTARRIQATAPGKQAAGAGRGSSSASGKAGAPEASTGGREASAGGREAAETTRTGAGPTGNGAAREEAEARAGATGDTDKNRARTRALSRFTLRKALDPGYTQLALNGTKGPLADERVRRAVARAIDRKALAKLVLKPVGLPSEPLGNHLLMAGQPGYKDHSGALGDPDTNAAQSLLADAGWRAGGTGRQKALDGKTDDRGRRQSAPTATESPTNPATESSTSPATEGSTNESSTSPATESASGAVSFTASGAPPAAGDAGRSGRLRETAVVRKKGRPLVLRFVLPDDQTGARLGTVGERIARMLEKIGVRTEITKVSGESYFRDHIATGDYDLALYSWPASAYPATDARPIYAKPQPAADGSLVVEQNYTRVGTDQIDQLFDQALSELDDGASRSLVSRADARIWAAAGSIPLYQRPQLVAMRKGLVNAGAFGFATPRYQDIGFRR, encoded by the coding sequence ATGCCGATCACCAGGAGCCGCCGCACCATGCTGCTCGCCGCGGGAGTGATGCTGCCGCTGCCCGTACTGACCGGTTGCAGTTCGGACGACGACGGCCCGCCGCCGCGCGCCGCCTGGGACATCGCCTCCGCACCCCGCTCCGGGACCGCCGGCACCGGCACCCTGCGCTGGGCCCTGGACGCCACGCCCACCACGCTCAACGCCTTCCAGAAGACCGCGGACACGGGAACCCAGCGGATCGCGGGCGCCGTGCTGCCCTCCCTCTACACCCTCGACGCCCGCGGCCGCCCCCAGCGCAACGGCGACTATCTGACGTCCGCCGACGTCACCTCGACCGATCCCAAGCAGGTCGTGGTCTTCAAGCTCAACCCCAAGGCGGTGTGGAGCGACGGGCGCCCGATCGGCGCGGAGGACTTCCAGGCCCAGTGGAAGGCGCTGCGCGGCACCGACGACACGTACGGGACGGCGCGCAACGACGGATACGACCGGATCGCCAAGGTCGAACCGGGGGACAAGGAGCACGAGGTCAAGGTCACCTTCGCCAAGCCGTACACCGATTGGCGCTCGCTGTTCACGCCGCTGTACCCGAAGAGCGTGATGGGCAACCCGGCGGTCTTCACGGCGGCGGCGAGCAAGGGGCTCGCGGTCGGCGCCGGGCCCTTCATGGTCCGCGAGGTCACGGACTCCGAGGTCACCCTCGTCCGCAACCCCCGCTGGTGGGGCGACCGGGCGCGGCTGAGCCGGATGGTCTTCGAGGCGGTCCCGGCCGAGAAGCGGGCCGAGGCGCTGATCGCCGGGCGGCTGGACCTGGCCGAGGTGGACCGGACCACCGCCCGGCGCATCCAGGCCACCGCCCCGGGCAAGCAGGCCGCGGGCGCCGGGCGGGGCTCCTCCTCCGCCTCGGGCAAGGCGGGTGCGCCGGAGGCGTCCACCGGCGGCCGGGAGGCGTCCGCTGGTGGCCGGGAGGCGGCGGAGACGACGCGTACGGGGGCGGGGCCCACCGGGAACGGGGCGGCGCGGGAGGAGGCGGAAGCCCGGGCAGGGGCCACCGGCGACACCGACAAGAACCGGGCGCGGACCCGGGCGCTGAGCAGGTTCACCCTGCGCAAGGCCCTGGACCCCGGCTACACCCAGCTCGCCCTGAACGGCACCAAGGGCCCGCTCGCCGATGAGCGGGTGCGCCGCGCGGTGGCCCGCGCGATCGACCGGAAGGCCCTGGCGAAGCTGGTGCTCAAGCCGGTGGGGTTGCCGTCCGAGCCGCTCGGCAACCATCTGCTGATGGCGGGCCAGCCGGGCTACAAGGACCACAGCGGCGCCCTCGGCGACCCGGACACCAACGCCGCGCAGTCGCTGCTCGCCGACGCGGGCTGGCGGGCGGGCGGCACCGGCCGGCAGAAGGCGCTGGACGGCAAGACGGACGACCGGGGCAGGAGGCAGAGCGCCCCGACCGCCACCGAGAGCCCTACGAATCCCGCCACCGAGAGCTCCACGAGTCCCGCCACCGAGGGCTCCACGAACGAGAGCTCCACGAGTCCCGCCACCGAGAGCGCCTCCGGCGCCGTGTCCTTCACTGCCTCCGGCGCCCCGCCCGCGGCCGGTGACGCCGGGCGGTCCGGACGGCTCCGGGAGACGGCGGTCGTACGGAAGAAGGGACGGCCGCTGGTGCTGCGCTTCGTCCTCCCCGACGACCAGACGGGCGCCCGGCTGGGCACGGTCGGCGAGCGCATCGCGCGAATGCTGGAGAAGATCGGCGTACGGACCGAGATCACCAAGGTCTCCGGCGAGAGCTACTTCCGGGACCACATCGCCACCGGCGACTACGACCTGGCCCTCTACTCCTGGCCCGCCTCCGCGTACCCGGCCACCGACGCCCGCCCCATCTACGCCAAGCCGCAGCCCGCGGCCGACGGCTCCCTGGTCGTCGAGCAGAACTACACCCGGGTGGGCACCGACCAGATCGACCAGCTCTTCGACCAGGCGCTCTCCGAGCTGGACGACGGCGCCTCGCGCTCGCTGGTCAGCCGGGCGGATGCGCGGATCTGGGCGGCGGCCGGATCGATTCCGCTCTATCAGCGGCCCCAGCTGGTCGCGATGCGCAAGGGTCTGGTCAACGCGGGCGCCTTCGGCTTCGCCACCCCGCGCTACCAGGACATCGGCTTCCGCCGCTAA
- a CDS encoding APC family permease yields MSTEQGSHSHYRRSLGPVALTAVGLGSIIGSGWLFGAERAAALAGPAAILAWVIGAAVALTIALTYSELGSMFPKAGGMVRYGQYSHGSLAGYLAAWANWIAIVSVIPGEATASVQYMSSWDFGWAKALYDGKELTGSGVAFASVLLLFYFFLNWFAITLFAKTNTAITVFKVVVPTLTAGALLLSHFDTGNVTGNGGFTPNGWSSVFTAVAVSGIVWAYNGFQSPLNMAGEAREPGKSLPKAVISSILIALVIYVALQIAFLTAVPAADLKHGGWSGLSFNSPLADLSLAWGLNWLAMLLYADAFISPSGTGMIYAATTSRMIQGVQENGHLPGIFGKVDPKTGIPRPALLLNLGIAFIFLAVFRGWGSLAEIVSVATVISYITGPVAVMSLRRLSPELPRPVRLRAMPVIAPIAMVFGSLVLYWARWPLTGKVIFIMAIGLPVWAWYELRKPWAELRPHLAAGAWMVTYLLVMAAVSWAGGKDFGGRGYLPGGWDIVIVALIGLAFYFWGVRSAWRNPTLLEAERELGATPADEAGEGGDGDRVKAEVGV; encoded by the coding sequence TTGAGCACGGAGCAGGGTTCCCACTCGCATTATCGAAGGTCACTCGGACCGGTGGCCCTCACCGCCGTGGGTCTCGGGTCGATCATCGGCTCCGGCTGGCTGTTCGGCGCCGAGCGCGCCGCCGCGCTGGCCGGGCCCGCCGCCATTCTGGCCTGGGTGATCGGCGCCGCCGTGGCCCTGACCATCGCCCTGACCTACTCCGAGCTGGGTTCGATGTTCCCCAAGGCCGGGGGCATGGTCCGGTACGGCCAGTACTCGCACGGGTCACTGGCCGGATATCTGGCCGCCTGGGCCAACTGGATCGCCATCGTCTCGGTGATCCCCGGTGAGGCCACCGCCTCCGTGCAGTACATGTCCTCCTGGGACTTCGGCTGGGCCAAGGCGCTGTACGACGGGAAGGAGCTGACCGGCAGCGGTGTCGCGTTCGCGTCCGTGCTGCTGCTCTTCTACTTCTTCCTCAACTGGTTCGCGATCACCCTCTTCGCGAAGACCAACACCGCGATCACCGTCTTCAAGGTGGTCGTGCCGACCCTGACCGCCGGCGCGCTGCTGCTGTCGCACTTCGACACCGGCAATGTCACCGGCAACGGCGGCTTCACGCCCAACGGCTGGAGCTCCGTTTTCACCGCGGTCGCCGTCTCCGGCATCGTCTGGGCCTACAACGGCTTCCAGTCGCCGCTCAACATGGCGGGTGAGGCCCGTGAGCCGGGGAAGTCACTGCCCAAGGCCGTCATCAGCTCGATCCTCATCGCGCTGGTGATCTACGTCGCGCTCCAGATCGCCTTCCTGACCGCCGTCCCCGCCGCCGATCTGAAGCACGGCGGCTGGTCCGGGCTCTCCTTCAACTCCCCGCTCGCCGATCTCTCCCTGGCCTGGGGCCTGAACTGGCTGGCGATGCTGCTGTACGCGGACGCCTTCATCTCCCCGTCCGGCACCGGCATGATCTACGCGGCCACCACCTCGCGCATGATCCAGGGCGTCCAGGAGAACGGCCATCTGCCGGGGATCTTCGGCAAGGTCGACCCCAAGACCGGCATTCCGCGCCCGGCGCTGCTGCTCAACCTGGGGATCGCCTTCATCTTCCTCGCGGTCTTCCGCGGCTGGGGCTCGCTCGCCGAGATCGTCTCCGTCGCGACCGTGATCTCGTACATCACCGGCCCGGTGGCCGTGATGTCGCTGCGCCGCCTCTCGCCGGAGCTGCCGCGCCCGGTGCGGCTGCGCGCGATGCCGGTGATCGCGCCGATCGCGATGGTCTTCGGCTCGCTGGTGCTGTACTGGGCCCGCTGGCCGCTCACCGGCAAGGTCATCTTCATCATGGCGATCGGGCTGCCGGTCTGGGCCTGGTACGAGCTGCGCAAGCCGTGGGCGGAGCTGCGGCCGCATCTGGCCGCCGGCGCCTGGATGGTCACGTATCTGCTCGTCATGGCGGCGGTGTCGTGGGCCGGCGGCAAGGACTTCGGCGGCCGCGGCTATCTGCCGGGCGGCTGGGACATCGTGATCGTCGCGCTGATCGGGCTGGCCTTCTACTTCTGGGGCGTACGCAGCGCATGGCGCAATCCGACGCTGCTGGAGGCCGAGCGCGAGCTGGGCGCCACCCCGGCCGACGAGGCGGGCGAGGGCGGCGACGGTGACCGGGTGAAGGCCGAAGTCGGCGTCTGA
- a CDS encoding fumarate reductase/succinate dehydrogenase flavoprotein subunit → MTQVERQAWDVVVIGAGGAGLRAAIEAREQGMRCAVICKSLFGKAHTVMAEGGIAASMGNVNERDNWQVHFRDTMRGGKFLNHWRMAELHAQEAPDRVWELETWGALFDRTPEGKISQRNFGGHEYPRLAHVGDRTGLELIRTLQQKIVSLQQEDKAATGDYESRLKIFQECTVTRIVKDGDRVAGVFGYERESGRFFALEAPAVVLATGGIGKSFKVTSNSWEYTGDGHSLALLAGAPLINMEFVQFHPTGMVWPPSVKGILVTESVRGDGGVLRNSEGKRFMFDYIPDVFKEKYAQSEDEADRWYEDPDHNRRPPELLPRDEVARAINAEVKAGRGSPHGGVFLDVSTRMPPEVIKRRLPSMHHQFKELADVDITAEPMEVGPTCHYVMGGVDVDPDTAAATGVPGLFAAGEVAGGMHGSNRLGGNSLSDLLVFGRRAGLHAARYAQEIADSGTRPVPDEAQLDLAAAEALRPFSAEAGEPDETAGPAGPPENPYTLHQELQQSMNDLVGIIRKAEEMEEALHRLASLRIRARRAGVEGHRQFNPGWHLAIDLRNMLLVSECVARAALERTESRGGHTRDDCPEMDREWRRLNLVCRLSDPSGGLAAPDTGHGQIRLERREMPPIRPDLLNLFEKDELVKYLTDEELTQ, encoded by the coding sequence ATGACGCAAGTCGAGCGGCAGGCGTGGGACGTGGTCGTGATCGGCGCGGGCGGCGCCGGGCTGCGTGCCGCGATCGAGGCCCGCGAGCAGGGCATGCGCTGCGCCGTCATCTGCAAGTCGCTGTTCGGCAAGGCCCATACGGTGATGGCCGAGGGCGGCATCGCCGCCAGCATGGGCAACGTCAACGAGCGCGACAACTGGCAGGTGCACTTCCGCGACACCATGCGCGGGGGCAAGTTCCTCAACCACTGGCGGATGGCCGAGCTGCACGCCCAGGAGGCCCCGGATCGGGTCTGGGAGCTGGAGACCTGGGGCGCGCTCTTCGACCGCACCCCGGAGGGCAAGATCTCCCAGCGGAACTTCGGCGGCCATGAGTACCCCCGCCTCGCCCATGTCGGGGACCGCACCGGCCTGGAGCTGATCCGCACCCTCCAGCAGAAGATCGTCTCCCTCCAGCAGGAGGACAAGGCCGCCACCGGCGACTACGAGTCCCGGCTGAAGATCTTCCAGGAGTGCACGGTCACCCGGATCGTCAAGGACGGCGACCGGGTCGCCGGGGTCTTCGGCTACGAGCGCGAATCGGGCCGATTCTTCGCCCTGGAGGCCCCGGCCGTGGTGCTGGCCACCGGCGGTATCGGCAAGTCCTTCAAGGTGACCTCCAACTCCTGGGAGTACACCGGCGACGGCCACTCGCTGGCGCTGCTCGCGGGCGCCCCGCTGATCAACATGGAGTTCGTGCAGTTCCACCCGACCGGTATGGTCTGGCCGCCCTCGGTGAAGGGGATCCTGGTCACCGAGTCGGTGCGCGGCGACGGCGGGGTGCTGCGCAACAGCGAGGGCAAGCGGTTCATGTTCGACTACATCCCGGACGTCTTCAAGGAGAAGTACGCCCAGTCCGAGGACGAGGCCGACCGCTGGTACGAGGACCCGGACCACAACCGCCGCCCGCCCGAGCTGCTCCCCCGCGACGAGGTGGCCCGCGCCATCAACGCCGAGGTGAAGGCGGGCCGGGGCTCCCCGCACGGCGGGGTCTTCCTCGACGTCTCCACCCGGATGCCCCCCGAGGTCATCAAGCGGCGGCTGCCCTCGATGCACCACCAGTTCAAGGAGCTCGCGGACGTCGACATCACCGCCGAGCCCATGGAGGTGGGCCCCACCTGTCACTACGTGATGGGCGGGGTGGACGTCGACCCGGACACCGCGGCCGCCACCGGCGTGCCCGGTCTCTTCGCCGCGGGCGAGGTCGCGGGCGGAATGCACGGCTCCAACCGGCTCGGCGGCAACTCCCTCTCCGACCTACTGGTCTTCGGGCGCCGCGCCGGGCTCCACGCGGCCCGCTACGCCCAGGAGATCGCGGACTCGGGCACCCGTCCGGTGCCGGACGAGGCGCAGCTGGACCTGGCGGCGGCCGAGGCGCTGCGCCCGTTCAGCGCCGAGGCCGGTGAGCCGGACGAGACCGCGGGCCCGGCCGGGCCGCCGGAGAACCCGTACACCCTCCACCAGGAGCTCCAGCAGTCGATGAACGACCTGGTGGGAATCATCCGCAAGGCCGAGGAGATGGAGGAGGCGCTGCACCGGCTGGCCAGTCTGCGGATCCGGGCGCGCCGCGCCGGGGTCGAGGGCCACCGGCAGTTCAACCCCGGCTGGCACCTGGCGATCGATCTGCGGAACATGCTGCTGGTCAGCGAGTGCGTGGCGCGCGCCGCGCTGGAGCGGACCGAGAGCCGCGGCGGGCACACCCGCGACGACTGCCCGGAGATGGACCGCGAATGGCGGCGGCTCAATCTGGTCTGCCGGCTCTCCGACCCCTCGGGCGGTCTTGCGGCCCCCGACACCGGGCACGGCCAGATCCGGCTCGAGCGGCGTGAGATGCCGCCCATCCGGCCCGACCTGCTGAACCTGTTCGAGAAGGACGAGCTGGTGAAGTACCTGACGGACGAGGAGCTGACCCAGTGA